CCTTCCGCCTAAAGACAGCcctcactgatcatcagagaacaCACACAGGGGAGAAATCGTATGAATGTCTGCAATGTAGGAATGCCTTCAGATTGAAGTCACACCTCATTCGTCATCAGAGAACTCACACGGGAGAGAAACCATATGAGTGTAATGACTGTGGGAAGTCCTTCCGCCAGAAGACAACACTCTCTCTACATCAGAGAATCCATACAGGTGAGAAACCCTATATTTGTAAAGAATGTGGGAAGTCCTTTCACCAGAAGGCAAATCTTACTGTACATCAGAGAACTCATACAGGGGAAAAGCCCTATAtttgtaatgaatgtgggaaatccTTCTCCCAGAAGACAACCCTTGCTCTTCATGAGAAAACTCATAATGAGGAGAAACCCTATATTTGTAGTGAATGTGGAAAGTCCTTCCGCCAGAAGACAACCCTTGTAGCACATCAGAGAACACATACAGGGGAGAAATCTTATGAATGTCCTCACTGTGGGAAGGCCTTTAGAATGAAGTCATACCTCATTGATCATCACCGAactcacacaggagagaaaccatatgaatgtaatgaatgtggtaAATCATTCAGTCAAAAGACAAATCTCAATctacatcagagaattcatacggGGGAGAAACCCTATAtttgtaatgaatgtgggaagtCCTTTCGCCAGAAAGCAACCCTCACTGTACATCAGAAAATACATACCGGCCAGAAATCCTATGAATGTCCtcagtgtgggaaagcctttagcaGGAAGTCATATCTCATTCATCATCAAAGAACTCATACGGGAGAGAAACCATATAAATGTAGTGAATGTGGAAAGTGCTTCCGCCAGAAGACAAATCTTATTGTACATCAGAGAACTCACACAGGTGAGAAACCCTATGTTTGTAATGAGTGTGGTAAGTCTTTCAGTTATAAGAGAAACCTCATTGTCCATCAAAGAACTCACAAGGGAGAAAACATTGAAATGCAATAAATGATGTGGTTTCTTATATGAATTCTTTACAAGCTATTGTAAAcctttagttttaaaaagaaaagcatgctAAAACAtgttaatgtaattttaaatcacAAGTCTAATAATTATTAAAGTACCATACTGAATAACTGTCTACTGTTTACTAGCATATAAAATGACTATGATCATTATTATTGAACTCTATCAGCTATGAAGCTAAATTTTAAAGTCTTCAACTGCTCTTCCTACTGACTcaaacagtttatttttaaaaaatacttatataATACATGCAGAGACAAGATACACAATGATTATAAGCATTAATCtccataagagaaaatatttatgaactaTATTTCTCATTGCACTCTGTAATAAAAAGCAGTTAGTTGTTACTTACCTAAGAGTTACCACTTCTGTAGCCTGTAACATCAAAAcgtaatttttgcatgttttcaattttataaatatatattttatcagacatcatgaattattttgtgtcttgcttatttcactcaatGTTTTTAAGATCTGTACATTATTGCATGTGGCAGTagtgtattttcattttgcatacGATTCCATTTTAAGAATATATTGCTATTTAtcctattgatggatatttgtattttttatacttttgtgtaataataaaaatactgctGTAAATATTCTTGTTTATgtcatgtgtgtgtttgcatgtatgtATTTCTGTTGAATTTATACCTGGGACTGGAATTATTCATTCCAAGAGTATATATGAGTTTTTTTTGGTCATTCAGACTGGAGAATTTCTGCTAAAAAGAAACCTTGCGGCTTTATAATTGTGAGAAGGCTATTAATAAATCATGGACATGTGAATGCAGTATGTGTAGAAGGCCTTTAGCTGTCTCTCAATGCTTAAATGCAAAACAAGCAAATTCGTATTGGAGGGAAATCTTGTAGTTGTCATGATTTTAGGGGTAGTTTAGCCATAGCTTATTACACCTTATTTAATATTAAGGAATTAGAATTCATACAAGAGAAAGGGACATTGAGAAGGGAAATAGGTGAGGAAAATTTGAGAGTACcagagtcttttttctttttttttttttttcttttgagacagagtctcgctgtgttgcccaggctggagtgcagtggagcaatctcagctcactgcaacctctgcctcctgggttcaagcgcttctcctgcctcagccttctgagtagctgggattacaggcgtatgccaccacgcccagctaatttttgtatttttagtagagacggggtttcaccacattggtcagactggtctcgaactcctgacttcatgatccgcctgccttggcctcccaaagtgctgggattacagggcgacccaccacgcctggctacaaCATAAGCCTTTTATACCGTAATCTATGTCATAGGAAATGTAAGTCTCTGAAAATCCTAAGTAAGTGACTAGAGAGATTTTGATGTTTGAGAATTGGAAATCTGCGAAGACAGTGACTTCCGTGGTATCCTTTTGGCGAGAAGAGTAAGCTCAGTGGCAACTTGAACAGCGTTATTGCAGgtccttcttgggaaggattACTTACAACCAATATTTACTACATATATGAAGTCATTGTAATACAATTCAGTAGAAATtgaagtttattaatttattattttgaaacggagtctctatcgcccaggctggagtgcaatggcatggtctcaacTCAttttaacctctgcctcctgggttcaaacgattctcctacctcagcctcccaagtagctggtactacaggcacgtgccaccacacgcagctaatttttgtatttttagtagagacagggtttcacaatgttggccaggctagtcttgaactcctgacctcgtgatccatctgcctctgcctcccaaagtgctgggattacaggcatgagccaccgtgcccagcctgaaaattattttttaaaagatttagaaCTGTAAACCATATCTGCATAAATAGAAAGATGGTTCAGGATTCAAATATTtgacattaaatatattaaacagaCCCTCTAGCCTGTTAGAAAGGGACAGCCATTGCCAATCAGTATTAAATGGAACCATTCTTGTCAATccttatttttctgataatttcatAGCAAAAAATGAACAGGGCAATGAgacaaaagcataaaaatttaGACTTGATAGTAGCATACAGAaaacacacacgtatgtatgtgtatatatatgtaaaatgcctTGTCTATAATGACTAGACAGATGTCATT
This portion of the Pongo abelii isolate AG06213 chromosome 20, NHGRI_mPonAbe1-v2.0_pri, whole genome shotgun sequence genome encodes:
- the ZNF567 gene encoding zinc finger protein 567 isoform X1 — encoded protein: MAQGSVSFNDVTVDFTQEEWQHLDHAQKTLYMDVMLENYCHLISVGCHMTKPDVILKLERGEEPWTSFAGHICLEENWKAEDFLVKFKEHQEKYSRSVVSINHKKLVKEKSKIYEKTFTLGKNPVNSKNLPPEYDTHGRILKNVSELIISNLNPARKRLSEYNGYGKSFLSTKQETTHPEVKSHNQSGRAFSHNEVLMQYQKTETPAQSFGYNDCEKSFLKRGGLITDSRPYRGENPSVYNKKRRATDIEKKHTCNECGKSFCRKSVLILHQGIHSEEKPYQCHQCGNAFRRKSYLIDHQRTHTGEKPFVCNECGKSFRLKTALTDHQRTHTGEKSYECLQCRNAFRLKSHLIRHQRTHTGEKPYECNDCGKSFRQKTTLSLHQRIHTGEKPYICKECGKSFHQKANLTVHQRTHTGEKPYICNECGKSFSQKTTLALHEKTHNEEKPYICSECGKSFRQKTTLVAHQRTHTGEKSYECPHCGKAFRMKSYLIDHHRTHTGEKPYECNECGKSFSQKTNLNLHQRIHTGEKPYICNECGKSFRQKATLTVHQKIHTGQKSYECPQCGKAFSRKSYLIHHQRTHTGEKPYKCSECGKCFRQKTNLIVHQRTHTGEKPYVCNECGKSFSYKRNLIVHQRTHKGENIEMQ
- the ZNF567 gene encoding zinc finger protein 567 isoform X3, whose protein sequence is MDVMLENYCHLISVGCHMTKPDVILKLERGEEPWTSFAGHICLEENWKAEDFLVKFKEHQEKYSRSVVSINHKKLVKEKSKIYEKTFTLGKNPVNSKNLPPEYDTHGRILKNVSELIISNLNPARKRLSEYNGYGKSFLSTKQETTHPEVKSHNQSGRAFSHNEVLMQYQKTETPAQSFGYNDCEKSFLKRGGLITDSRPYRGENPSVYNKKRRATDIEKKHTCNECGKSFCRKSVLILHQGIHSEEKPYQCHQCGNAFRRKSYLIDHQRTHTGEKPFVCNECGKSFRLKTALTDHQRTHTGEKSYECLQCRNAFRLKSHLIRHQRTHTGEKPYECNDCGKSFRQKTTLSLHQRIHTGEKPYICKECGKSFHQKANLTVHQRTHTGEKPYICNECGKSFSQKTTLALHEKTHNEEKPYICSECGKSFRQKTTLVAHQRTHTGEKSYECPHCGKAFRMKSYLIDHHRTHTGEKPYECNECGKSFSQKTNLNLHQRIHTGEKPYICNECGKSFRQKATLTVHQKIHTGQKSYECPQCGKAFSRKSYLIHHQRTHTGEKPYKCSECGKCFRQKTNLIVHQRTHTGEKPYVCNECGKSFSYKRNLIVHQRTHKGENIEMQ
- the ZNF567 gene encoding zinc finger protein 567 isoform X4 encodes the protein MDVMLENYCHLISVGCHMTKPDVILKLERGEEPWTSFAGHICLEENWKAEDFLVKFKEHQEKYSRSVVSINHKKLVKEKSKIYEKTFTLGKNPVNSKNLPPEYDTHGRILKNVSELIISNLNPARKRLSEYNGYGKSFLSTKQETTHPEVKSHNQSGRAFSHNEVLMQYQKTETPAQSFGYNDCEKSFLKRGGLITDSRPYRGENPSVYNKKRRATDIEKKHTCNECGKSFCRKSVLILHQGIHSEEKPYQCHQCGNAFRRKSYLIDHQRTHTGEKPFVCNECGKSFRLKTALTDHQRTHTGEKSYECLQCRNAFRLKSHLIRHQRTHTGEKPYECNDCGKSFRQKTTLSLHQRIHTGEKPYICKECGKSFHQKANLTVHQRTHTGEKPYICNECGKSFSQKTTLALHEKTHNEEKPYICSECGKSFRQKTTLVAHQRTHTGEKSYECPHCGKAFRMKSYLIDHHRTHTGEKPYECNECGKSFSQKTNLNLHQRIHTGEKPYICNECGKSFRQKATLTVHQKIHTGQKSYECPQCGKAFSRKSYLIHHQRTHTGEKPYKCSECGKCFRQKTNLIVHQRTHTGGEDGLTGCLS